A part of Haloarchaeobius sp. HME9146 genomic DNA contains:
- a CDS encoding EthD domain-containing protein: MFKHIALLVRQDDMTHEEFVDYWQNNHTPIARDIEGVVRYQTVLPTDPENAEFDGLAELYFETLDDLHEALGSEGSRDYDPTREVAAKAREDVNNFLDIERRPRFIGEEKIWKDEVAGDTDGLYKHSAFLVRKDGMTHEEFRDYWENNHSPLAKDIEGVVRYQTVYPTDPENAEFDGVAELYFETLDDLHEALGSEGSRDYDPTREVAAKARADVDNFLAVEKRPRFIGKERLVKNDLGDVEGY; the protein is encoded by the coding sequence ATGTTCAAACACATCGCGCTGCTGGTCAGACAGGACGATATGACCCACGAGGAGTTCGTCGACTACTGGCAGAACAACCACACGCCCATCGCGAGAGATATCGAGGGCGTGGTCCGCTACCAGACGGTCCTCCCCACGGACCCGGAGAACGCCGAGTTCGATGGACTGGCCGAACTCTACTTCGAGACACTGGACGACCTCCACGAGGCACTCGGGAGTGAAGGCTCCAGAGACTACGACCCCACACGCGAGGTCGCTGCCAAGGCCCGCGAGGACGTGAACAACTTCCTCGACATCGAGCGACGACCCCGGTTCATCGGGGAGGAGAAGATCTGGAAGGACGAGGTAGCCGGCGACACAGACGGCCTCTACAAACATTCGGCCTTCCTCGTCCGCAAGGACGGCATGACCCACGAGGAGTTCCGCGACTACTGGGAGAACAACCACTCGCCCCTCGCCAAGGATATCGAAGGCGTGGTTCGCTACCAGACCGTCTATCCGACGGACCCGGAGAACGCCGAGTTCGACGGCGTCGCCGAGCTCTACTTCGAGACGCTCGACGACCTCCACGAGGCACTCGGGAGTGAGGGCTCCAGAGACTACGACCCCACACGCGAGGTCGCCGCGAAGGCCCGCGCGGACGTGGACAACTTCCTCGCGGTCGAGAAGCGCCCGCGCTTCATCGGCAAGGAACGACTCGTCAAGAACGACCTCGGCGACGTCGAGGGGTACTAG
- a CDS encoding ABC transporter substrate-binding protein: MARGNNDRAVTSGNKGSSIGSRRDFLKLAAGGSALSVAGCLGNIGGSGGSSDTLTYGVVSPMSGPYSGLAPGQRNGAKLAIKTLQESDDFDFEIEGVYKDGKTEDTASVQEARRAVEQDGANFIMGAISSSVALALNELAAEEQVIYNPGGAAVPVTGSGCNEYVFRAETNTAQIAEAVSDYTVNNLGTNVWFHIADYAYGTSVQNRVQMRMEEAEPNLNVVGTSKSELGASNFDSYISQINNSDAEVVVLGMTGGDLITFVSQAVDSGLTENVDIMAPTMTFQVVRGALGAKAYGTYGGVRYIPGIDNPQNNSFVEAYQSEYDAMPDNFARVGYQSIMMTAEGVKEAGSTNVDDVIDALAGLEMDSILGPNQFRSCDHQALNPTWMGKCVEPESGEMADVELLSKVEGPDAMIPCDETDCSL; the protein is encoded by the coding sequence ATGGCACGGGGAAACAATGACCGCGCAGTCACGTCCGGAAATAAAGGTAGCTCTATCGGGTCTCGGCGGGACTTCCTGAAACTCGCAGCGGGTGGGAGTGCACTGAGTGTTGCAGGGTGTCTCGGGAACATCGGTGGGTCGGGAGGGTCCAGCGACACACTGACCTACGGTGTCGTGAGCCCGATGTCGGGCCCGTACAGCGGGCTCGCACCGGGGCAGCGAAACGGCGCGAAGCTCGCCATCAAGACGCTCCAGGAGTCGGACGACTTCGACTTCGAGATAGAGGGTGTCTACAAGGACGGCAAGACCGAAGACACGGCCTCCGTGCAGGAGGCCCGCCGCGCCGTCGAACAGGACGGTGCGAACTTCATCATGGGTGCTATCTCCAGTTCTGTCGCACTCGCACTGAACGAGCTCGCCGCTGAAGAACAGGTGATCTACAACCCGGGTGGGGCCGCGGTACCGGTCACGGGCAGTGGATGTAACGAGTACGTCTTCCGGGCGGAGACGAACACGGCACAGATCGCCGAGGCGGTATCCGACTACACCGTCAATAACCTCGGGACGAACGTCTGGTTCCACATCGCGGACTACGCGTACGGGACCTCCGTGCAGAACCGCGTCCAGATGCGGATGGAGGAAGCCGAGCCGAACCTCAACGTCGTCGGCACCTCGAAGTCCGAGCTCGGCGCGAGCAACTTCGACTCCTACATCAGCCAGATCAACAACTCCGACGCGGAGGTCGTCGTCCTCGGGATGACCGGTGGCGACCTCATCACGTTCGTGAGCCAGGCCGTCGACAGCGGCCTGACCGAGAACGTCGACATCATGGCACCGACGATGACCTTCCAGGTCGTCCGTGGCGCGCTCGGCGCGAAGGCGTACGGCACCTACGGTGGCGTCCGCTACATCCCGGGCATCGACAACCCGCAGAACAACTCCTTCGTCGAGGCCTACCAGAGCGAGTACGACGCGATGCCCGACAACTTCGCTCGCGTCGGCTACCAGTCCATCATGATGACCGCCGAAGGCGTGAAGGAGGCAGGGTCGACCAACGTCGACGACGTCATCGACGCCCTGGCCGGGCTGGAGATGGACAGTATCCTCGGCCCGAACCAGTTCCGGAGCTGCGACCACCAGGCGCTCAACCCGACCTGGATGGGCAAGTGTGTCGAACCGGAGTCTGGTGAGATGGCGGACGTCGAGCTGCTCTCGAAGGTCGAGGGTCCCGACGCGATGATACCCTGCGACGAAACCGACTGCTCGCTCTAA
- a CDS encoding ABC transporter permease — translation MSALPLVSGAAILEQLVNGLTVGMVYVLLAAGLSIIFGVMDVINFAHGELLALGAYLAVALSTAGIGNFWVALLVAPLAVAVLGGAMERLTIRPLYGRNPLYHILLTFGLVLIFVDAIEFVWGPQPLSPLDTGSLAGPVTILGATNTLYSYFVIAAGALVAAGTWLILEKTRFGLVVRAGSMDRGMVRHLGIDIDRYYTLVFAFGAFLAAVGGVVLAGRQPVGPGMGGSVIIPAFIVVVLGGLGSFRGAVAGGLLVGVVQTLVRWQLPFLEGLVVFLLMIGVLLVRPQGLFGSPEWHDPGESGGELLTGAGGGVLTPEQRKYLGLGLVGLLALAPLGIGVVWGSFFVNTFLVEILIWALFALSLDLVMGYTGLVSLGHVLFYGVGAYATVLFALYLIPSFWLALLAGIVVAGLIAWLVGYLSIRVSGVYFSMITLAFAELFASLAVKMPGLRAEFNPFLASIGLPTIPPLTNGEDGIGAEALYYGLTSGPEFGDVSLLGEITLNYYVILALVVGSYFVARRLIDAPFGSVLQAIRESEQRASFLGYDTTAYKRRAFVVSGALGGLAGGLRATQTLGRSSPGFLDWLLSGEVIVMTLLGGMGTLYGPMIGAAGFISLEELLLEQGIDYWQGVLGVVFVLFVVFVPRGLVSVPSLLKQRQQTMSSGGEGGSPDAEPTEVSD, via the coding sequence ATGTCCGCACTACCACTGGTCTCAGGTGCAGCCATCCTCGAACAGCTCGTCAACGGGCTGACCGTCGGGATGGTGTACGTCCTCCTCGCCGCCGGACTGTCGATCATCTTCGGCGTGATGGACGTCATCAACTTCGCGCACGGGGAGCTGTTAGCCCTGGGCGCGTACCTCGCGGTCGCCCTCTCGACGGCCGGCATCGGCAACTTCTGGGTCGCGTTGCTCGTCGCACCGCTCGCGGTCGCCGTCCTGGGTGGCGCGATGGAGCGGCTGACCATCCGCCCGCTGTACGGCCGGAACCCGCTGTACCACATCCTGTTGACGTTCGGGCTGGTGCTCATCTTCGTCGACGCCATCGAGTTCGTCTGGGGGCCACAGCCACTGAGTCCGCTCGACACCGGCTCGCTGGCTGGTCCCGTGACGATACTCGGCGCGACGAACACGCTCTACAGCTACTTCGTCATCGCCGCCGGCGCGCTCGTCGCGGCCGGTACGTGGCTCATCCTCGAGAAGACGCGGTTCGGGCTCGTCGTCCGTGCCGGGTCGATGGACCGCGGCATGGTCCGTCACCTCGGCATCGACATCGACCGCTACTACACGCTCGTGTTCGCGTTCGGTGCGTTCCTGGCCGCCGTCGGCGGGGTCGTCCTCGCCGGGCGGCAGCCGGTCGGTCCCGGGATGGGTGGCTCGGTCATCATCCCGGCGTTCATCGTCGTCGTGCTCGGCGGCCTCGGCAGCTTCCGCGGGGCGGTCGCGGGTGGCCTGCTCGTCGGCGTCGTCCAGACGCTGGTGCGCTGGCAGCTCCCGTTCCTCGAGGGACTGGTCGTCTTCCTGCTGATGATCGGCGTCCTGCTGGTCCGTCCGCAGGGACTGTTCGGCAGCCCGGAGTGGCACGACCCCGGCGAATCTGGGGGTGAACTACTCACCGGTGCTGGCGGTGGCGTCCTGACACCGGAGCAACGCAAGTACCTCGGCCTGGGACTCGTGGGCTTGCTCGCGCTCGCGCCACTCGGTATCGGCGTCGTGTGGGGGTCGTTCTTCGTGAACACCTTCCTCGTGGAGATCCTCATCTGGGCGCTGTTCGCGCTCAGTCTCGACCTCGTCATGGGCTACACCGGACTGGTGTCGCTCGGCCACGTGCTGTTCTATGGGGTCGGCGCGTACGCGACGGTCCTGTTCGCGCTGTACCTCATCCCGTCGTTCTGGCTGGCGCTGCTGGCCGGCATCGTGGTCGCGGGGCTCATCGCCTGGCTGGTCGGGTACCTGTCCATCCGGGTCTCCGGCGTGTACTTCTCGATGATCACGCTGGCGTTCGCGGAACTGTTCGCCAGTCTCGCCGTGAAGATGCCGGGCCTGCGTGCGGAGTTCAACCCGTTCCTCGCGTCCATCGGCCTCCCGACCATCCCGCCCCTGACCAACGGGGAGGACGGTATCGGGGCCGAGGCGCTGTACTACGGCCTGACCTCCGGCCCGGAGTTCGGTGACGTCTCGCTGCTCGGTGAGATCACCCTGAACTACTACGTCATCCTCGCGCTGGTCGTCGGTTCGTACTTCGTCGCGCGGCGGCTCATCGACGCCCCCTTCGGGAGCGTCCTGCAGGCCATCCGCGAGTCCGAACAGCGTGCGTCGTTCCTCGGCTACGACACGACCGCGTACAAGCGCCGGGCGTTCGTCGTCAGTGGCGCGCTCGGCGGGCTGGCCGGCGGGCTGCGCGCGACCCAGACCCTGGGTCGGTCGTCCCCCGGCTTCCTCGACTGGCTCCTCTCCGGCGAGGTCATCGTCATGACCCTGCTGGGCGGGATGGGGACCCTCTACGGCCCGATGATCGGGGCTGCCGGGTTCATCTCGCTGGAGGAACTGCTGCTCGAACAGGGAATCGACTACTGGCAGGGCGTCCTCGGCGTCGTGTTCGTCCTGTTCGTCGTCTTCGTCCCGCGCGGACTCGTCTCGGTGCCGTCGCTGCTCAAGCAACGCCAGCAGACGATGTCCTCGGGCGGTGAAGGCGGCTCTCCCGACGCGGAACCCACGGAGGTGAGTGACTGA
- a CDS encoding ABC transporter ATP-binding protein, which yields MATSEQETKSFDSGDPVLETKNLTRRFGELVATDDLTLEVQAGEFRSIIGPNGAGKTTLFNLISGALLPSDGSILFQGEDVSQLPPNQRVRKGIGRSFQITNVFGGLTVRENVRLAAQATLRERSVVENFFGNKDSFDDLNERTDDVLGRIGLDGRGDERASTLAYGDRRRLEIGLVLATDPDLVMLDEPTAGMSAEETRATMELISDVLADKTVLLIEHDIELVMNASDRITVLNRGSELATGVPEAVAANDEVQQAYLGGGVL from the coding sequence ATGGCGACCAGCGAACAGGAGACGAAATCGTTCGACTCGGGCGACCCCGTGCTCGAGACGAAGAACCTGACCCGCCGGTTCGGCGAACTCGTCGCGACCGACGACCTCACGCTGGAGGTCCAGGCGGGCGAGTTCCGGAGCATCATCGGCCCGAACGGGGCGGGGAAGACCACCCTGTTCAACCTCATCTCGGGCGCACTGCTCCCGAGTGACGGGTCGATACTGTTCCAGGGTGAGGACGTCTCACAGCTCCCGCCGAACCAGCGCGTCCGCAAGGGAATCGGGCGGTCGTTCCAGATAACGAACGTCTTCGGCGGACTCACGGTGCGAGAGAACGTCCGCCTGGCCGCACAGGCGACCCTTCGTGAGCGCTCTGTCGTGGAGAACTTCTTCGGTAACAAGGACTCCTTCGACGACCTGAACGAGCGGACCGACGACGTGCTCGGTCGCATCGGCCTCGACGGCCGTGGCGACGAGCGCGCGTCGACGCTCGCGTACGGTGACCGTCGCCGGCTGGAGATCGGCCTCGTGCTGGCGACCGACCCCGACCTCGTCATGCTCGACGAGCCCACCGCGGGCATGAGCGCCGAGGAGACGCGTGCGACGATGGAACTCATCAGCGACGTCCTCGCCGACAAAACCGTGTTGCTCATCGAACACGACATCGAACTCGTCATGAACGCATCGGACCGAATCACCGTCCTCAACCGTGGGTCGGAACTCGCGACCGGCGTGCCGGAGGCGGTCGCCGCGAACGACGAGGTCCAGCAGGCCTACCTCGGTGGTGGTGTGCTGTGA
- a CDS encoding ABC transporter ATP-binding protein has protein sequence MSFLELENVHGGYGETEVLSGVTLDVEEGEVVSLVGRNGVGKTTTLRSVVGVVDPVKGSIHYQGEDITGASSEDVARKGIGFVPEERRVFPGLTVTENLRMGNFGGSDTAHRRSVEDIWELDAFENLRERKDSRGADLSGGEQQMLSIARAMVAGADLLLLDEPTEGLAPIIVERVADLVTELNEEGISVLLVEQNVAVASKLADRVFILDKGEIVYEGTPEELDENDSVRDRHLGVSI, from the coding sequence GTGAGCTTCCTCGAACTCGAGAACGTCCACGGTGGCTACGGCGAGACGGAGGTCCTCTCGGGCGTCACGCTCGACGTCGAAGAGGGCGAGGTCGTCTCGCTCGTCGGCCGGAACGGCGTCGGCAAGACGACGACCCTGCGAAGCGTCGTCGGCGTCGTCGACCCGGTCAAGGGGTCGATCCACTACCAGGGCGAGGACATCACGGGTGCCTCCTCGGAGGACGTGGCCCGGAAAGGCATCGGCTTCGTTCCGGAGGAACGTCGCGTGTTCCCGGGACTGACCGTCACGGAGAACCTCCGGATGGGCAACTTCGGCGGCAGCGACACGGCACACCGTCGCTCCGTCGAGGACATCTGGGAGCTCGACGCCTTCGAGAACCTCCGCGAACGCAAGGACAGCCGCGGTGCCGACCTCTCCGGCGGGGAGCAACAGATGCTCTCCATCGCCCGGGCGATGGTCGCCGGTGCGGACCTGCTGTTGCTCGACGAACCGACCGAGGGGCTCGCCCCCATCATCGTCGAGCGCGTCGCCGACCTGGTGACCGAACTCAACGAGGAGGGCATCTCGGTCCTGCTCGTCGAGCAGAACGTCGCCGTGGCGAGCAAGCTCGCCGACCGGGTGTTCATCCTCGACAAAGGCGAGATCGTCTACGAGGGCACTCCCGAAGAACTGGACGAGAACGACTCCGTGCGCGACAGGCACCTCGGGGTGAGCATCTGA